The Leishmania braziliensis MHOM/BR/75/M2904 complete genome, chromosome 9 DNA window ccgctgctgctaccagTCGTTTTGATTTTCGCCTCTATCGCTTCTTCGTGGCAACGGCCTTGGTTGTCTTCGACTTGGCTTTCGCGGcgggtggtgctggtgcggACTTCCTCTTGGATGCCAGCGGCTTGCGCTGTTTTTTGGCCGACATCTGTGACGGTTTCCTCGAAGGCTtcatggcggcggcggcggtgacctTCGCCTTCTGTCTGCGCGCGGCACCCCtgaccgctgccgctgctgctgctgctggcgtctTTGCCTTGGCCTTCTTGCTCTTGTGCGTTATCTTCGCTTCGACAGCCttggctgccgccgcggacGACTTCACCTTCATACGTAACGATGCCTTTGCCTTTTCGTTGGCTGCATGCTTacgtgcggcggcaggcTGCCTCCTTGGCTTTGCCGCACGTGCCTTCACAGCTGCCTGTTTAGCTGGTGAGGCCTTTTTGCTCTTGGAAGCCTCTGGCTTGGTCtctgcacgcgtgtgtggctTTGGCGGCGCTTTTGCCTTGTAGATGTCCGCTGCAAtggcgccgcggcgaagAAGTCGCTTTTTCGCTGAAGTCACCGTGGGAGCGGTGTGCGAGGCTCTGCCGCTTCTCGGCCCCGCcttgcgcgcagctgctgccgcctctgcatcggcggtggcgggcaTCCCCAACAGGTCGGCCTCGACGAGCGTCTGTAGTGTGTCTCCTCtggcgctgcctccgctCTCTTGGGAGTAGCTGACGACAGCATCCTGAGAGGGCATACCAGCGGTCATGGCTGCACGCACCACCCGTTGCTCGCGCTGTTGCACACCGTGGCGGTAGTTGTTGAGCTCCTCGCCACATGTGTGCCGCACCGTTGCCAAGTTGCGCTCCGCCTTGAgcctctgcag harbors:
- a CDS encoding histone h1-like protein, which codes for MLRALLRPSYVLRAAFLSSSSSSSFSAAFHNEAASEAAMAANSLTSAAAASLLLSQNSQSHDSAAATIHMQQTDAAAAGGGGGAAAQDHANALSILEESNTSDRNGDVDCVMDGFSSRHLGEVTVVRENAPFSSETTMATAAASLPRRTEGDNGTGARRPVITKARRIRLASAASQAAEVLQAVGSPATALLLSQRVQQLHAEEALLNASLQRLKAERNLATVRHTCGEELNNYRHGVQQREQRVVRAAMTAGMPSQDAVVSYSQESGGSARGDTLQTLVEADLLGMPATADAEAAAAARKAGPRSGRASHTAPTVTSAKKRLLRRGAIAADIYKAKAPPKPHTRAETKPEASKSKKASPAKQAAVKARAAKPRRQPAAARKHAANEKAKASLRMKVKSSAAAAKAVEAKITHKSKKAKAKTPAAAAAAAVRGAARRQKAKVTAAAAMKPSRKPSQMSAKKQRKPLASKRKSAPAPPAAKAKSKTTKAVATKKR